The following coding sequences are from one Virgibacillus necropolis window:
- a CDS encoding glycosyltransferase — MKNIVIASFDMEVGGVERSLISLLNNFDYNNYKIDLMLYSHTGDFMDLLPKKPNLLEESKTYKTFRMSIGQILKSGKPVMGLARILAKYKATTDRSSESGYKQMQYMWKYALPFLPKLEKTYDVAISYLWPHYFVAEKVKARTKIAWIHTDFSTVETEIEIDIKMWNKFNYIVAVSDDCRNAFISKYPILEKKVKVIENITSPDFVTTLSNEKMDNPMLDDSRFKVITVARLSHAKGIDNAVKALKVLKDRGYVDIAWYVVGYGGDEDMIKALVEENDLEDSFIFLGKKKNPYPYMKAAAIYVQPSRYEGKAVTVGEAQILAKPVMITNYPTAQSQVKDGFDGYICELSAEGIADGIEKLYQNTELREKLATNCTRNNYHNGDELEKLYQLV; from the coding sequence ATGAAGAATATAGTAATCGCTTCCTTTGATATGGAGGTTGGGGGAGTTGAAAGAAGTCTTATCAGTTTGCTTAATAACTTTGATTACAACAATTATAAGATAGATCTTATGTTATACAGTCATACAGGTGATTTTATGGATTTGCTCCCTAAGAAGCCAAATCTACTAGAAGAATCTAAGACTTATAAAACATTTAGAATGTCTATCGGACAAATTTTGAAATCTGGAAAGCCTGTAATGGGGTTGGCAAGGATTCTGGCGAAGTACAAAGCAACTACAGATAGATCATCAGAAAGTGGATATAAGCAAATGCAGTACATGTGGAAATACGCATTACCTTTTTTACCGAAGTTAGAAAAGACATATGATGTGGCGATTAGTTACTTATGGCCACATTACTTTGTTGCAGAAAAGGTGAAGGCAAGAACTAAAATCGCTTGGATACACACTGATTTTTCAACAGTAGAGACGGAAATAGAAATAGACATAAAAATGTGGAATAAATTTAATTATATCGTGGCAGTATCTGATGATTGTAGAAATGCATTTATCTCTAAGTATCCAATCTTAGAAAAAAAGGTAAAGGTCATTGAGAATATTACCTCACCCGACTTTGTGACAACCTTATCGAATGAAAAAATGGATAACCCAATGCTTGATGATTCTCGGTTTAAAGTGATAACGGTAGCTAGGTTATCGCATGCAAAGGGAATCGACAATGCAGTTAAGGCTTTAAAAGTATTAAAAGATAGGGGCTATGTTGACATCGCTTGGTATGTGGTTGGGTATGGTGGAGACGAGGATATGATTAAAGCATTAGTAGAAGAGAACGATCTAGAAGATTCGTTTATCTTTTTAGGGAAGAAAAAAAACCCATATCCATATATGAAAGCAGCAGCTATATACGTGCAGCCATCCAGGTATGAGGGCAAAGCAGTTACAGTAGGAGAAGCTCAAATATTAGCAAAGCCAGTGATGATAACCAATTATCCAACTGCGCAAAGTCAGGTCAAAGATGGATTTGATGGCTATATTTGTGAATTGTCTGCTGAAGGAATAGCTGATGGGATAGAAAAACTCTATCAGAACACTGAGTTAAGAGAAAAGCTGGCTACTAACTGCACAAGGAATAACTATCATAATGGTGATGAATTAGAGAAACTATACCAATTAGTTTAG
- a CDS encoding glycosyltransferase family 2 protein: MLQKEKVSVVVPIYKVEKYIHRCVDSILNQTYPNIEVILVDDGSPDNCGIIADHYGKLDDRVKVLHKKNGGLSDARNHGMKHVTGEFTVFVDSDDWLENKMIENMVNSSYTYKADIVQSAFYYAYDQKLLIDNRHQKKNESFALLDNKTLMYELVINERVKNFAWGKLYKTEMIQDIQFEQGVLFEDVLWAHQVMKKVNRFVLLDKPMYNYFQREDSIVATYIPRNLDIIKGLKERHRFIEEFYEELIDESYKVILKTCLIHYNLLLINRGQDKGGMYRGEIQSYIQTNYIALKEAANGDKQLSNQLQLFMLHPYFNVFFLGLRKGLRKSRILSQPVGLERVKQYD; encoded by the coding sequence ATGCTGCAAAAAGAAAAAGTTAGTGTTGTTGTTCCTATCTATAAGGTGGAAAAATATATACACAGATGCGTCGATAGCATTCTTAATCAAACATACCCAAATATAGAAGTGATTTTAGTTGATGATGGTTCACCAGATAACTGTGGAATTATCGCTGATCACTATGGAAAGTTGGATGATCGAGTAAAGGTTCTTCATAAGAAGAATGGTGGGCTATCTGATGCAAGAAATCATGGCATGAAACATGTAACAGGGGAATTTACAGTTTTTGTGGATAGTGATGATTGGTTAGAAAATAAAATGATCGAAAACATGGTGAATAGTAGTTATACATATAAAGCTGATATCGTTCAATCAGCTTTTTATTATGCCTATGATCAGAAATTACTTATCGATAACAGGCATCAAAAGAAAAATGAATCATTCGCACTTTTAGATAATAAAACATTGATGTATGAATTAGTTATAAACGAACGAGTGAAGAACTTTGCTTGGGGGAAATTGTACAAAACGGAAATGATCCAGGATATCCAATTCGAACAAGGAGTATTGTTTGAGGATGTATTGTGGGCACACCAGGTAATGAAAAAGGTGAATCGCTTTGTTCTTTTAGACAAACCCATGTATAACTATTTCCAACGTGAAGACAGTATCGTTGCAACCTACATTCCACGGAACTTGGACATCATTAAAGGGTTAAAAGAAAGGCACAGATTCATTGAAGAGTTTTACGAGGAACTGATAGATGAATCATATAAGGTGATTTTAAAAACGTGTTTGATTCATTATAATTTGTTGCTGATAAACAGGGGTCAAGATAAAGGAGGTATGTATAGGGGGGAAATCCAGTCTTATATCCAGACTAACTATATTGCTTTAAAAGAAGCGGCTAATGGTGATAAGCAACTTAGCAACCAATTACAGTTATTTATGTTACATCCTTATTTTAATGTCTTTTTTCTTGGATTAAGAAAGGGATTAAGGAAATCTAGGATACTGTCACAGCCAGTTGGTTTGGAGCGGGTGAAACAATATGATTAA